From Armatimonadota bacterium, a single genomic window includes:
- the ade gene encoding adenine deaminase, whose amino-acid sequence MDLSRLIQVARGLQPADLLLRHARVVDLYNHEIIEADVAIVEERIAGISTIPGAYRGQESHDLKGAYLAPGLIDGHVHIESAMVSVPEFARAVVPRGTTTIVADPHEIANVLGMSGIRYMLQAAKYNPLSVFIMASSCVPAGPMESAGAEITAYDLETLMQDKWVLGLAEVMNYPGLLAGDEEVLAKLRAAGRRPVDGHAPGVRGLDLNAYVAAGVGSDHECTTVDEAREKLQRGMVVMIRESTPARNLRDLLPLVTPQNARRFVFCTDDRSPIHLLEEGHIDSMVRQAIDLGLDPFLALQIGSLNTAEYFGLRDRGAVAPGKLADLIVFDDLLAPRPRLVYRLGRLAARDGELLPYDRPERLPALRGSVNVPRATLHFRIPARGRRIRVIDVIPDQIVTAAGEAEVTIADGEAVADPQRDLLKLAVIERHTGSGRVGLGFVRGFGLRLGALASTVAHDAHNIIVVGASDDAMRAAVELILEMQGGLVAVAGREEARLPLPIAGLMSDEPVPVVADQQRALLRMARRMGCPLQDPFMTLSFLTLTVIPALKLTDRGLLDVTRAELVPLFID is encoded by the coding sequence GTGGACCTCTCCCGGCTGATCCAGGTGGCCCGGGGCCTCCAGCCCGCCGACCTTCTGCTGCGCCACGCCCGGGTGGTGGACCTGTACAACCACGAGATCATCGAGGCCGACGTGGCCATCGTGGAGGAGCGCATCGCCGGCATCAGCACCATCCCCGGCGCCTACCGCGGCCAGGAGAGCCACGACCTGAAGGGAGCCTACCTGGCCCCCGGGTTGATCGACGGGCACGTGCACATCGAGAGCGCCATGGTCAGCGTGCCGGAATTCGCCCGCGCCGTCGTCCCCCGTGGGACCACCACCATCGTGGCCGACCCACACGAGATCGCCAATGTCCTGGGAATGAGCGGCATCCGCTACATGCTGCAGGCGGCCAAGTACAACCCCCTCAGCGTCTTCATCATGGCTTCTTCCTGCGTCCCCGCCGGCCCCATGGAGAGCGCCGGGGCGGAGATCACGGCCTACGACCTGGAGACCTTGATGCAGGACAAGTGGGTGCTGGGCCTGGCTGAAGTGATGAACTACCCCGGACTGCTGGCGGGGGACGAGGAGGTGCTGGCCAAACTGCGGGCTGCCGGCCGCCGGCCCGTGGACGGCCACGCCCCGGGAGTGCGTGGCCTGGACCTCAACGCCTACGTTGCCGCCGGGGTGGGGTCGGACCACGAGTGCACCACGGTGGACGAGGCCAGGGAGAAGCTGCAGCGGGGCATGGTGGTGATGATCCGCGAGTCGACGCCAGCCCGTAACCTGCGGGACCTTCTGCCGCTGGTCACCCCGCAGAACGCGCGCCGTTTCGTCTTCTGCACCGACGACCGCAGCCCCATCCACCTGCTGGAAGAGGGGCACATCGACTCCATGGTCCGACAGGCCATCGACCTGGGGCTGGATCCCTTCCTGGCTCTGCAGATCGGCAGCCTGAACACAGCGGAGTACTTCGGCCTGCGCGACCGGGGCGCGGTGGCTCCGGGGAAGCTGGCCGACCTGATTGTCTTCGACGACCTGCTGGCCCCGCGGCCGCGGCTCGTCTACCGGCTGGGCCGCCTGGCGGCGCGCGATGGTGAGCTGCTGCCCTACGACCGGCCGGAGCGGCTGCCGGCGCTGCGCGGCTCCGTCAACGTCCCCCGGGCCACGCTGCACTTCCGCATCCCCGCCCGCGGCCGCCGCATCCGGGTGATCGACGTCATCCCCGACCAGATCGTCACCGCGGCCGGGGAGGCAGAGGTCACCATCGCGGACGGCGAGGCGGTGGCCGACCCGCAGCGGGACCTGCTCAAGCTGGCGGTGATCGAGCGACACACCGGCAGCGGGCGGGTGGGGTTGGGCTTCGTCCGGGGCTTCGGGCTGCGCCTGGGGGCGCTGGCCTCCACAGTGGCGCACGACGCGCACAACATCATCGTGGTGGGAGCCAGCGATGATGCCATGCGGGCGGCGGTGGAGCTGATCCTGGAGATGCAGGGCGGGCTGGTGGCTGTGGCCGGACGGGAAGAAGCGCGGCTGCCGTTGCCCATCGCCGGGCTGATGTCCGACGAGCCGGTGCCAGTGGTGGCCGATCAGCAGCGGGCGCTGCTGCGGATGGCGCGGCGCATGGGCTGCCCGCTGCAGGACCCCTTCATGACCCTCTCCTTCCTCACCCTCACCGTGATTCCGGCGCTGAAGCTGACCGACCGGGGCCTGCTGGACGTGACCCGGGCCGAGCTGGTTCCTCTGTTCATCGACTAG
- a CDS encoding pyridoxal-dependent decarboxylase: protein MSATAPAADMHPEEFRHFGHRAVDWIADYLAHPERYPVLARTAPGWLRRALPASPPEHGEPMDAILADFERHVVPGLTHWNHPAFFAYFAITGSAPGILGELLAAALNVNAMLWKTSPAATELEEVTLDWLRQLVGLPPQFGIIMDTASVASLCAVAAAREAVEEYPVRQEGLAGGPRLRLYASEQAHSSIEKAAIILGLGQQGVRKIPTDPAFRLDAGALAQAIQEDRAAGWRPFCVVATVGTTSTTSVDPVPAIAETCAREGLWLHVDAAYAGMAAIVPEFRWVLDGCARADSVVINPHKWLFTPIDCSALFCRRPDLLRRAFSLVPEYLRTAEAEQAGVRDFMDYGVQLGRRFRALKLWMVIRYFGREGLVARLRQHIRLGQTFAAWVDAHPDFERMAPAPLSVVCFRARPSDLKGSADEREAYLDALNTALLDAVNATGRAYLSHTRLGGRFTLRLAVGNLRTTETHVRLAWELLVEHAQRLHAARRGRVEETAPTSGKE from the coding sequence ATGTCAGCTACAGCTCCAGCGGCGGACATGCACCCGGAGGAGTTCCGCCACTTCGGACACCGGGCCGTGGACTGGATCGCCGACTACCTGGCCCACCCCGAGCGCTATCCCGTCCTGGCGCGCACGGCACCGGGGTGGCTGCGCCGTGCCCTGCCGGCCAGCCCGCCGGAGCACGGCGAGCCCATGGACGCCATCCTGGCGGACTTCGAGCGGCATGTCGTCCCCGGCCTGACCCACTGGAACCATCCCGCCTTCTTTGCCTACTTCGCCATCACCGGATCGGCTCCGGGGATTCTGGGGGAGCTGCTGGCGGCGGCGCTCAACGTCAACGCCATGCTCTGGAAAACCTCTCCCGCGGCCACGGAGCTGGAGGAGGTGACCCTGGACTGGCTGCGGCAGCTGGTGGGCCTGCCACCGCAGTTTGGCATCATCATGGACACCGCCTCTGTGGCCAGCCTCTGCGCCGTGGCCGCGGCGCGGGAGGCGGTAGAGGAGTACCCGGTGCGCCAGGAGGGGCTGGCCGGAGGCCCGCGCCTGCGCCTTTACGCCTCCGAGCAGGCCCACTCCTCCATTGAGAAGGCGGCCATCATCCTGGGACTGGGGCAGCAGGGGGTGCGTAAGATCCCCACCGATCCCGCCTTCCGCCTGGACGCCGGGGCGCTGGCGCAGGCCATCCAGGAGGATCGCGCAGCTGGATGGAGGCCCTTCTGCGTGGTGGCCACAGTGGGCACCACCTCCACCACCAGTGTGGATCCCGTCCCCGCCATCGCCGAGACCTGTGCCCGGGAGGGGCTGTGGCTGCACGTGGACGCCGCCTATGCCGGGATGGCGGCTATCGTCCCCGAGTTCCGCTGGGTCCTGGACGGGTGCGCCCGGGCCGACTCGGTGGTGATCAACCCGCACAAGTGGCTGTTTACCCCCATCGACTGCAGCGCGCTCTTCTGCCGACGACCTGACCTGCTGCGCCGCGCCTTCAGCCTGGTCCCGGAGTACCTGCGCACCGCCGAAGCGGAGCAGGCCGGGGTGCGGGACTTCATGGACTACGGGGTGCAGCTGGGACGGCGATTCCGTGCCCTCAAGCTGTGGATGGTCATCCGCTACTTCGGCCGGGAGGGGCTGGTCGCCCGCCTGCGCCAGCACATCCGCCTGGGGCAGACCTTCGCCGCCTGGGTAGACGCGCACCCCGACTTCGAACGGATGGCCCCCGCCCCACTCAGCGTCGTCTGCTTCCGGGCGCGCCCCTCCGACCTGAAGGGCAGCGCCGACGAGCGGGAAGCCTATCTGGATGCCCTTAACACCGCGCTGCTGGACGCCGTCAACGCTACAGGTCGTGCCTACCTGTCCCACACCCGGCTGGGAGGCCGATTCACCCTGCGGCTGGCTGTGGGGAACCTGCGCACCACTGAGACGCACGTGCGCCTGGCCTGGGAGCTGCTAGTGGAACACGCCCAGCGGCTGCACGCGGCGCGCCGCGGCCGCGTGGAGGAAACGGCCCCCACCTCCGGGAAGGAATAA